One Actinomadura viridis genomic region harbors:
- a CDS encoding FKBP-type peptidyl-prolyl cis-trans isomerase, which produces MALERPEIDFPEGQPPAYLDITDIIQGDGPEATKGATVSMHYVGVSFSTGEEFDASWNRGSTLDFQLGAGQVIKGWDMGIAGMKVGGRRKLVIPPHLAYGDRSPSPAIKPGETLIFVVDLVAVK; this is translated from the coding sequence ATGGCGCTTGAACGGCCCGAGATCGACTTCCCCGAGGGGCAGCCGCCCGCCTACCTCGACATCACCGACATCATCCAGGGCGACGGCCCGGAGGCGACCAAGGGCGCCACGGTGTCGATGCACTACGTCGGGGTCTCCTTCTCCACGGGCGAGGAGTTCGACGCCTCCTGGAACCGCGGCTCCACGCTGGACTTCCAGCTCGGCGCGGGCCAGGTCATCAAGGGCTGGGACATGGGCATCGCCGGCATGAAGGTCGGCGGCCGGCGCAAGCTGGTCATCCCGCCGCACCTGGCGTACGGCGACCGCAGCCCCTCCCCGGCGATCAAGCCCGGCGAGACGCTGATCTTCGTGGTGGACCTGGTCGCGGTCAAGTAG
- a CDS encoding acyl-CoA synthetase has translation MDLLGVAGDQTITVAGRGLRRAELMDRAAGVAAEIAGAGAVAVHATASLETVVAVVGGLLAGVPVVPLPPDSGPDERAHILGDSGAALLLAARGAYEPGEGDPPLVPVDDLPAGEGAGAGAPDDATALILYTSGTTGAPKGVLVSRAAIAAGLDALAEAWEWTAGDVLVHGLPLFHVHGLVLGVLGALRAGSSLVHTGRPRPEAYAEAAAAGGTLFFGVPTVWSRVCAEPDAARALRGARLLVSGSAPLPVPVFGRLEELTGHRPVERYGMTETLITVSARAGGDRRPGHVGLPLAGVATRLAAEDGAPVPADGETPGELHVRAPMLFGGYLNRPEATAASFTADGWFRTGDIATVGPDGWHRIVGRASTDLIKSGGYRIGAGEVENALLAHPAVREAAVVGTPHPDLGEQVTAYVVADGVDERRLIGFVAERLSAHKRPRTVHLVDSLPRNAMGKVVKTRLGA, from the coding sequence ATGGACCTGCTGGGCGTCGCGGGCGACCAGACGATCACGGTGGCCGGCCGCGGGCTGCGCCGCGCCGAGCTGATGGACCGGGCCGCCGGGGTCGCCGCGGAGATCGCGGGCGCCGGGGCCGTCGCGGTGCACGCCACCGCGAGCCTGGAGACCGTCGTCGCGGTGGTCGGCGGGCTGCTGGCCGGGGTGCCGGTGGTGCCGCTGCCGCCCGACTCGGGGCCGGACGAGCGCGCGCACATCCTGGGCGACTCGGGCGCGGCCCTGCTGCTGGCCGCCCGCGGCGCGTACGAACCGGGGGAGGGGGACCCGCCGCTCGTCCCGGTCGACGACCTCCCCGCCGGGGAGGGGGCCGGCGCCGGCGCGCCCGATGACGCCACCGCGCTCATCCTCTACACCAGCGGGACCACCGGCGCCCCCAAGGGCGTGCTCGTCTCCCGCGCCGCGATCGCCGCCGGGCTGGACGCCCTGGCCGAGGCGTGGGAGTGGACCGCCGGCGACGTGCTGGTGCACGGGCTTCCGCTTTTTCACGTCCACGGCCTGGTCCTGGGCGTGCTCGGCGCGCTGCGGGCGGGATCGTCCCTCGTGCACACCGGGCGGCCCCGGCCCGAGGCGTACGCGGAGGCCGCCGCCGCCGGGGGCACGCTGTTCTTCGGGGTGCCCACGGTGTGGTCGCGCGTCTGCGCCGAGCCGGACGCGGCGCGCGCGCTGCGCGGGGCGCGGCTCCTGGTCTCCGGCAGCGCGCCCCTGCCCGTGCCGGTGTTCGGGCGGCTGGAGGAGCTGACCGGTCACCGGCCGGTGGAGCGGTACGGGATGACCGAGACCCTGATCACCGTCAGCGCCCGCGCCGGCGGCGACCGGCGGCCCGGCCACGTCGGGCTGCCGCTGGCGGGGGTGGCGACCCGGCTGGCCGCCGAGGACGGCGCCCCGGTCCCGGCCGACGGCGAGACGCCGGGCGAGCTGCACGTCCGCGCGCCCATGCTGTTCGGCGGCTACCTGAACCGGCCGGAGGCCACCGCCGCCTCGTTCACCGCCGACGGCTGGTTCCGCACCGGCGACATCGCGACCGTCGGCCCGGACGGCTGGCACCGGATCGTCGGCCGCGCCTCCACCGACCTGATCAAGAGCGGCGGTTACCGGATCGGCGCGGGCGAGGTCGAGAACGCCCTGCTGGCCCACCCCGCCGTCCGCGAGGCCGCCGTCGTCGGCACCCCGCACCCCGACCTGGGCGAGCAGGTGACCGCCTACGTGGTGGCCGACGGCGTGGACGAGCGGCGGCTCATCGGCTTCGTCGCCGAACGCCTCTCGGCGCACAAGCGGCCCCGGACCGTCCATCTGGTGGACTCCCTGCCGCGCAACGCGATGGGCAAGGTCGTCAAGACCCGCCTCGGTGCCTGA
- a CDS encoding ABC transporter permease, whose amino-acid sequence MINAMARVARLDLTLLWRNRTALFTVVGMPLLFAALLLPARGEKAGGIDAALLQGTGHLGFFLLFAVFVNLVTVFTARREDFTLKRLRGSVLSDAEILGGSVLTAAGMYAVQALALLAFLVTVLDGALPADPLLLLAGSVGGVAVFALLAFAVSGITPSTEMAQLTVLPLMFACLAGAGVLVPLEDVPAAVREAARWVPLTPVVEITRTAYFGQDFTVTGTRAPVGFGEGWATCLRSFGVLLFWTLAGRALAARWFRWEPRRA is encoded by the coding sequence ATGATCAACGCCATGGCCCGCGTGGCCCGTCTCGACCTGACCCTGCTGTGGCGCAACCGGACCGCGCTGTTCACCGTCGTCGGCATGCCGCTGCTGTTCGCGGCGCTGCTGCTGCCCGCCCGGGGCGAGAAGGCCGGCGGGATCGACGCCGCCCTGCTCCAGGGCACCGGGCACCTGGGCTTCTTCCTGCTCTTCGCCGTGTTCGTCAACCTGGTGACCGTCTTCACCGCCCGCCGCGAGGACTTCACGCTGAAGCGGCTGCGCGGCTCGGTGCTGTCGGACGCCGAGATCCTCGGCGGCAGCGTCCTCACCGCGGCCGGGATGTACGCCGTGCAGGCGCTGGCCCTGCTGGCGTTCCTGGTCACCGTGCTGGACGGCGCCCTGCCCGCCGACCCGCTGCTGCTGCTCGCCGGGTCGGTGGGCGGCGTCGCCGTCTTCGCGCTGCTGGCGTTCGCCGTCTCGGGGATCACGCCGAGCACCGAGATGGCCCAGCTCACCGTGCTGCCCCTCATGTTCGCCTGCCTGGCCGGCGCCGGCGTGCTCGTCCCGCTGGAGGACGTGCCCGCCGCCGTCCGGGAGGCCGCCCGGTGGGTGCCGCTGACCCCGGTCGTGGAGATCACCCGGACCGCCTACTTCGGCCAGGACTTCACCGTCACCGGGACGCGGGCCCCGGTCGGGTTCGGCGAGGGCTGGGCGACCTGCCTGCGGTCGTTCGGCGTCCTGCTGTTCTGGACGCTGGCCGGGCGGGCGCTGGCCGCCCGGTGGTTCCGCTGGGAGCCCCGGCGCGCCTGA
- a CDS encoding CoA transferase: protein MLRPLAIRSIDEVYAWEQTRSQGLGVEVDHPTPGRIELPGPRLRFGGAPPREHAAPPLPGEHDDTVPAWLDERDA from the coding sequence ATGCTCAGGCCGTTGGCGATCCGTTCCATCGACGAGGTGTACGCATGGGAGCAGACCCGTTCCCAGGGGCTGGGCGTCGAGGTGGACCATCCCACGCCGGGCCGGATCGAGCTGCCGGGGCCGCGGCTGCGCTTCGGCGGGGCGCCGCCCCGCGAGCACGCGGCGCCACCGCTGCCGGGGGAGCACGATGACACTGTGCCGGCCTGGCTGGACGAGAGGGACGCGTGA
- a CDS encoding carbon-nitrogen hydrolase family protein, giving the protein MRPFTAAAVQLAPAPGPLTRGSVEANIGKAVDWTARCVEESGAELVVLPESVTTGFNPGVGAEELWDLVSEIPGPITEPFQETARELGVHLCFGTYERGPDPGTVYNAAVLAGPDGGVLGVYRKTHPFRVEDARHGGWVTPGSEVCVADTELGRIGMAICFDGDFPELWRIQAVRGAELICRPSALLRSADIWELTCRARAYDEHVYVVGANAVGADPAGTLYFGNSMIVTPIAEVVARAAAHEGWVAARLDPATAMRSLTPGSSVPHGFDHLAERNLGLYEKHAADLVAPAATPFPRGRARDR; this is encoded by the coding sequence ATGAGACCCTTCACCGCCGCCGCCGTGCAGCTGGCGCCGGCCCCCGGGCCGCTGACCCGCGGGTCCGTCGAGGCCAACATCGGCAAGGCCGTGGACTGGACCGCGCGCTGCGTCGAGGAATCCGGCGCCGAACTGGTCGTCCTTCCCGAGTCGGTCACCACCGGCTTCAACCCCGGCGTCGGGGCGGAGGAGCTGTGGGACCTGGTCTCGGAGATCCCGGGGCCGATCACCGAGCCTTTCCAGGAGACGGCCCGCGAGCTGGGCGTCCACCTGTGCTTCGGCACCTACGAGCGCGGCCCCGACCCCGGCACCGTCTACAACGCCGCCGTCCTGGCCGGCCCGGACGGCGGAGTGCTCGGCGTCTACCGCAAGACCCACCCGTTCCGGGTCGAGGACGCCCGCCACGGGGGCTGGGTCACGCCCGGCTCCGAGGTCTGCGTGGCCGACACCGAACTCGGCCGGATCGGCATGGCGATCTGCTTCGACGGCGACTTCCCGGAACTGTGGCGCATCCAGGCGGTGCGCGGCGCCGAGCTGATCTGCCGCCCGTCGGCGCTGCTGCGCTCGGCCGACATCTGGGAGCTGACCTGCCGCGCCCGCGCCTACGACGAGCACGTGTACGTCGTGGGCGCCAACGCGGTCGGCGCCGACCCGGCCGGCACCCTCTACTTCGGCAACTCGATGATCGTCACGCCGATCGCGGAGGTGGTGGCCCGCGCCGCCGCGCACGAGGGCTGGGTCGCGGCCCGGCTCGACCCGGCCACCGCGATGCGCTCGCTCACCCCGGGCTCCTCGGTCCCGCACGGCTTCGACCATCTCGCCGAACGCAACCTCGGCCTGTACGAGAAGCACGCCGCCGACCTCGTCGCCCCCGCCGCGACCCCGTTCCCGCGCGGCCGGGCACGGGACCGGTGA
- a CDS encoding uridine kinase family protein: protein MPFVPDDRMTYPALAARLLALPPSCGPARVVAVDGPSGAGKSTFAAHLAAALDGPPVIGSDDFRVPWNADPLTWWRPLTEAVLDPLCAGEPGRLRRYDWRAGRHGPTETVPPAPVMIIEGVGAAWRGSPAAYRIWIDAPRSLRRARALLRDGPDLAGAWDAWSEREDRHFTADRTRERADLPVDGTDPGHRSFAPARRPPATAR from the coding sequence ATGCCTTTCGTGCCAGATGACAGGATGACCTACCCGGCGCTGGCCGCGCGGCTGCTCGCGCTGCCCCCGTCCTGCGGCCCGGCGCGGGTGGTCGCCGTGGACGGGCCGAGCGGCGCGGGCAAGTCCACCTTCGCCGCGCACCTGGCCGCCGCCCTGGACGGCCCGCCGGTCATCGGGTCCGACGACTTCCGCGTCCCCTGGAACGCCGACCCGCTCACCTGGTGGCGGCCCCTCACCGAGGCGGTCCTCGACCCCCTGTGCGCCGGCGAGCCCGGCCGGCTGCGGCGCTACGACTGGCGCGCCGGCCGCCACGGCCCCACGGAGACGGTGCCGCCGGCACCGGTCATGATCATCGAGGGCGTGGGCGCCGCCTGGCGCGGGTCGCCCGCCGCGTACCGGATCTGGATCGACGCGCCGCGTTCCCTGCGCCGGGCCCGCGCCCTGCTCCGGGACGGCCCGGACCTGGCCGGCGCCTGGGACGCCTGGTCCGAACGCGAGGACCGGCACTTCACCGCCGACCGGACGCGCGAGCGCGCGGACCTGCCGGTCGACGGCACCGACCCCGGGCACCGTTCGTTCGCGCCCGCGCGGCGGCCACCGGCCACCGCGCGCTGA
- a CDS encoding ABC transporter ATP-binding protein, with translation MPTTPAIRIDGLRSRYGDFEAVSEVSFEVREGELFALLGTNGAGKTTTLEIIEGFRAAHAGTVRVLGHDPYRERRAVRPSMGIMLQEGGLFADLTVAETLDHWRGFVPDPRGRDETLGLVGLRDRAGVRARQLSGGQKRRLDLAIALLGRPRVLFLDEPTTGMDPEARRATWEVVRDLVAGGTTVLLTTHYLEEAEQLADRLAIMHRGRIEVAGTVGEVVAGHGDRITFHVPDGLGVAELPALHGTAATISVAGGRPLATYALGAAGLQAELYELLRWADERRIGLEGLQARSASLEDVFLRTAGGATR, from the coding sequence ATGCCGACCACACCAGCCATCCGGATCGACGGCCTGCGCAGCCGCTACGGGGACTTCGAGGCCGTCAGCGAGGTCTCCTTCGAGGTACGGGAGGGCGAGCTGTTCGCGCTCCTCGGCACCAACGGCGCGGGCAAGACCACCACGCTCGAGATCATCGAGGGCTTCCGGGCCGCGCACGCCGGGACGGTCCGGGTGCTCGGGCACGACCCGTACCGCGAGCGCCGCGCCGTCCGCCCGAGCATGGGGATCATGCTCCAGGAGGGCGGGCTGTTCGCCGACCTGACGGTGGCCGAGACCCTCGACCACTGGCGCGGCTTCGTCCCGGACCCGCGCGGCCGGGACGAGACCCTCGGCCTGGTCGGGCTGCGCGACCGGGCGGGGGTCCGGGCGCGGCAGCTGTCGGGCGGGCAGAAGCGCCGCCTCGACCTGGCGATCGCCCTGCTCGGCCGCCCCCGGGTGCTGTTCCTGGACGAGCCGACGACCGGGATGGACCCCGAGGCCCGCCGCGCCACCTGGGAGGTCGTCCGCGACCTGGTCGCCGGCGGCACCACCGTCCTGCTCACCACCCACTACCTGGAGGAGGCCGAGCAGCTGGCCGACCGGCTGGCCATCATGCACCGCGGCCGGATCGAGGTCGCCGGCACGGTCGGCGAGGTCGTCGCCGGCCACGGCGACCGGATCACCTTCCACGTGCCCGACGGGCTCGGCGTCGCCGAGCTGCCCGCGCTGCACGGCACCGCCGCCACGATCTCCGTGGCCGGCGGCCGCCCGCTCGCCACCTACGCCCTCGGCGCCGCGGGCCTCCAGGCCGAGCTGTACGAGCTGCTGCGCTGGGCCGACGAGCGGCGGATCGGCCTGGAAGGGCTGCAGGCCCGCAGCGCCTCGCTCGAGGACGTCTTCCTGCGCACCGCCGGGGGAGCCACCCGATGA
- a CDS encoding SRPBCC family protein, whose translation MKVTGSATIAAPLPLVWEALQDPAVLARTIPGCHSLEATGQDVYTMTVSAGVASVKGTYVGRVELAEPDPPRSFVLRARGQGAPGTVDATVRVRLSDGDGGTRVDYDADAVVGGMIGGVGQRMIGSVARKTAGEFFAAVERSLTGPEAVPEPVPAQPGERPAAAPAEAPAGRVYAGARPAPAPAPGPRAAPMLAAFGAGGAMALAGVVLGYALGRRTRR comes from the coding sequence ATGAAGGTCACTGGTAGCGCCACCATCGCGGCGCCGCTCCCTCTGGTGTGGGAGGCGTTGCAGGACCCCGCGGTCCTGGCCCGGACGATCCCGGGCTGCCACTCCCTGGAGGCCACCGGCCAGGACGTCTACACGATGACCGTCTCCGCCGGGGTCGCCTCCGTCAAGGGCACCTACGTCGGCCGGGTCGAGCTGGCCGAGCCCGACCCGCCGCGCTCGTTCGTGCTGCGCGCCCGCGGCCAGGGGGCGCCGGGGACGGTCGACGCCACCGTCCGCGTGCGCCTGTCCGACGGCGACGGGGGCACCCGGGTCGACTACGACGCCGACGCGGTCGTCGGCGGGATGATCGGCGGGGTGGGCCAGCGCATGATCGGCTCCGTGGCCCGGAAGACCGCGGGGGAGTTCTTCGCCGCCGTCGAACGGTCCCTGACCGGGCCCGAGGCCGTCCCGGAGCCCGTCCCCGCCCAGCCGGGAGAGCGGCCCGCCGCGGCCCCGGCGGAGGCGCCGGCCGGACGGGTCTACGCGGGCGCCCGGCCCGCGCCGGCGCCCGCTCCCGGGCCCCGGGCCGCCCCGATGCTGGCCGCGTTCGGTGCGGGAGGCGCGATGGCTCTGGCAGGGGTCGTTCTGGGGTATGCCCTGGGACGACGAACCAGGAGGTGA
- a CDS encoding hydantoinase/oxoprolinase family protein produces MGRRLRIGIDTGGTFTDVVALDEDTGEIITTKTPSTPADPAEGFLTAVAKVTAAAGGDAAVTGLSHGTTVATNRLLEDRLEDLGLITTEGFEHVLEIARQSVPDGYGNSYFWVKPPRIVPVHRVRAVGGRLDHTGAELRPFDEAGAAEAARWFRDQGIRAIGVCFLHSYADPGHELAMREVLRREHPEAVVSLSCEVLREYREYERSVTTLVDAAVKPVMSRYLRRITERAPARLHVMKSNGGVLSADEVVHQPITTVLSGPAAGALGAAYVAGRAGLGSVVTLDGGGTSTDVAVVLDGEPTLTTEGAIGRHPVKIPMIDIVTVGAGGGSVAWVSPESTMKVGPRSAGADPGPLCYGGGGTEPTVTDAHAVLGRIPPHLLGGEIPLDVPAARAGLEALAGRLGLTVERAATGILEISAWNQANAIRQITVKRGLDVRDYPLVAFGGSGPLLCCRLLDVLGLPAALVPVNPGNLSAFGLLTVDVKNDYVRTRVARDAELDLPAVAAIFAELEAEAAASLDREGFPAARHRFARTVDLRYYGQAFEVRVPAPPGPVSEGFRAEVLRRFHDAHEALYGYCYRDDARHPVEWVNHRVSGIGPIDRPRLRERPSGDKDPSRALTGTREVHFGDGWVAAPVYERALLAPGDVVEGPAIVQEFGSTLPLHPGFRAEVDAYGNLLVTR; encoded by the coding sequence ATGGGGCGACGGCTGCGGATCGGCATCGACACCGGCGGGACGTTCACCGACGTCGTGGCGCTGGACGAGGACACCGGGGAGATCATCACCACCAAGACCCCCTCCACCCCGGCCGATCCCGCCGAGGGCTTCCTGACCGCCGTCGCCAAGGTGACGGCGGCGGCCGGAGGGGACGCCGCGGTCACCGGCCTCTCGCACGGGACGACGGTCGCGACCAACCGGCTCCTGGAGGACCGGCTGGAGGATCTCGGCCTCATCACCACCGAGGGGTTCGAGCACGTCCTGGAGATCGCGCGGCAGAGCGTCCCGGACGGCTACGGCAACTCCTACTTCTGGGTGAAGCCGCCGCGCATCGTCCCCGTCCACCGGGTGCGGGCCGTCGGCGGGCGGCTCGACCACACCGGCGCCGAGCTGCGGCCCTTCGACGAGGCGGGCGCGGCGGAGGCGGCCCGCTGGTTCCGCGACCAGGGGATCCGGGCGATCGGCGTCTGCTTCCTGCACTCCTACGCCGATCCCGGCCACGAGCTGGCGATGCGCGAGGTGCTGCGGCGCGAGCACCCCGAGGCGGTGGTGTCGCTGTCGTGCGAGGTGCTGCGCGAGTACCGGGAGTACGAGCGGTCGGTGACCACCCTGGTCGACGCCGCGGTCAAGCCGGTCATGTCGCGCTACCTGCGGCGCATCACCGAACGCGCGCCCGCCCGCCTGCACGTGATGAAGAGCAACGGCGGCGTGCTGTCGGCCGACGAGGTGGTCCACCAGCCGATCACCACCGTGCTGTCCGGCCCGGCCGCCGGGGCCCTCGGCGCGGCCTACGTCGCGGGGCGCGCCGGGCTCGGCTCGGTGGTCACCCTGGACGGCGGCGGCACCTCCACCGACGTGGCGGTGGTCCTGGACGGCGAGCCCACGCTGACCACCGAGGGGGCGATCGGCCGCCACCCGGTCAAGATCCCGATGATCGACATCGTGACCGTGGGCGCGGGCGGCGGCTCGGTCGCCTGGGTCTCCCCGGAGTCCACGATGAAGGTGGGCCCGCGCAGCGCCGGCGCCGACCCCGGCCCCCTCTGCTACGGCGGCGGGGGCACCGAGCCGACTGTCACCGACGCCCACGCCGTCCTGGGCCGGATCCCGCCGCACCTGCTGGGCGGCGAGATCCCCTTGGACGTGCCCGCCGCCCGTGCCGGGCTGGAGGCCCTGGCGGGACGGCTCGGCCTGACCGTGGAACGCGCCGCCACCGGCATCCTGGAGATCTCCGCCTGGAACCAGGCCAACGCCATCCGGCAGATCACCGTCAAGCGCGGGCTGGACGTGCGCGACTACCCCCTGGTCGCGTTCGGCGGCTCGGGGCCCCTGCTGTGCTGCCGCCTGCTGGACGTGCTCGGCCTGCCCGCCGCGCTCGTCCCGGTGAACCCCGGCAACCTGTCGGCGTTCGGCCTGCTCACCGTGGACGTCAAGAACGACTACGTGCGCACCCGCGTGGCCCGCGACGCCGAGCTCGACCTCCCCGCCGTGGCCGCGATCTTCGCCGAGCTGGAGGCCGAGGCCGCCGCGTCCCTCGACCGCGAGGGCTTCCCCGCCGCCCGGCACCGCTTCGCCCGCACCGTGGACCTGCGCTACTACGGCCAGGCGTTCGAGGTGCGGGTCCCCGCGCCCCCCGGGCCGGTCTCCGAGGGGTTCCGCGCCGAGGTGCTGCGGCGGTTCCACGACGCCCACGAGGCCCTGTACGGGTACTGCTACCGCGACGACGCCAGGCACCCGGTCGAGTGGGTGAACCACCGCGTCTCCGGCATCGGCCCGATCGACCGCCCGCGCCTCCGGGAACGCCCGTCCGGCGACAAGGACCCCTCCCGCGCCCTCACCGGCACCCGCGAGGTCCACTTCGGCGACGGCTGGGTCGCGGCCCCCGTCTACGAGCGCGCCCTGCTGGCCCCGGGCGACGTCGTGGAGGGCCCGGCGATCGTCCAGGAGTTCGGCTCGACCCTGCCCCTGCACCCGGGCTTCCGCGCCGAGGTGGACGCCTACGGCAACCTGCTGGTGACCCGATGA
- a CDS encoding polysaccharide deacetylase family protein produces the protein MRGKMPVVTTVMAGVMGVAAGTWPAVRAAASGDEGPSTRSRLGTVLADQAWERPRPGSWTPPKPAPDGLPPTISRIVTQDKVVFLTIDDGYEYDAEFVDLVRKERVPILTFLTSRYVKGQGQYFWALRNAGSQMENHTVNHLNMALQTPEKQKREICGASDTITQQYGRRPQIFRPPFGSFNLTTRKMAKECGIKSILLWSAEFYNGTSGPGVGFNGFARGDGGKGFRPGDIVLMHYRKGLAQQLQMILGWIRQQGYRPAAVENYLPRSLGGNAPDQQPATPG, from the coding sequence ATGCGAGGGAAGATGCCCGTGGTCACCACGGTGATGGCGGGTGTGATGGGCGTCGCCGCGGGCACGTGGCCGGCCGTCCGGGCGGCGGCGTCCGGGGACGAGGGGCCGTCCACGCGCTCCCGGCTCGGCACGGTGCTCGCCGACCAGGCGTGGGAGCGCCCCAGGCCCGGGTCGTGGACGCCGCCCAAGCCCGCGCCGGACGGCCTGCCGCCGACCATCAGCCGCATCGTCACGCAGGACAAGGTGGTGTTCCTGACCATCGACGACGGCTACGAGTACGACGCCGAGTTCGTCGACCTGGTGCGCAAGGAACGGGTGCCGATCCTGACCTTCCTGACGTCCCGGTACGTCAAGGGGCAGGGGCAGTACTTCTGGGCCCTGCGCAACGCCGGGTCCCAGATGGAGAACCACACCGTCAACCACCTCAACATGGCCCTCCAGACGCCGGAGAAGCAGAAGCGCGAGATCTGCGGGGCGTCCGACACGATCACCCAGCAGTACGGGCGGCGGCCGCAGATCTTCCGGCCGCCGTTCGGGAGCTTCAACCTGACCACCCGCAAGATGGCCAAGGAGTGCGGGATCAAGTCGATCCTGCTGTGGTCGGCGGAGTTCTACAACGGCACGTCCGGGCCGGGCGTGGGGTTCAACGGCTTCGCGCGCGGCGACGGCGGCAAGGGCTTCCGGCCGGGCGACATCGTCCTCATGCACTATCGGAAGGGGCTCGCGCAGCAGCTCCAGATGATCCTGGGCTGGATCCGCCAGCAGGGCTACCGGCCCGCCGCCGTGGAGAACTACCTGCCCCGGTCGCTCGGCGGGAACGCCCCGGACCAGCAGCCCGCCACCCCCGGCTGA
- a CDS encoding hydantoinase B/oxoprolinase family protein, with translation MNTDPILLEIVEGTLASVEREVETAIARTARSPMIRDAHDFRAGIHDRRLRKLTGRSYSALVHPVARDFPPEKMRPGDVFFHNDVYLSEGGIGHLPDLCVTVPVFHEGEVVAFVQAFGHHDDIGGAVPGSMPSHARSAFEEGLMVPPIRLWDQGVPNEAALRIMTRNSRMPDSLAGDLDAECSACLMGARRLAELFARYGRAAVEGCFDAIIDKTTETFRRELLSKIPDGTHVWEDYAEHDGVDPPRLHAQRITLTVDKAAEVPLIIDFTGTSPQAKGPINHAGDYADGVFLKKWLAPVLRNLADTPERAAELDVNEGVVPLIEMRFPEKGTLLTPIFPAPTNARTFVILRLLGVLAGVLAKATGGRMPADQETIRYTGVYGEDDRGPYLMREVLGGGSGGRHYADGEDTIHVVPDSRNIPAEFAEARWPFVVERLGLATDSGGPGAYRGGLGYDKRLRMLRDAGYMSIADRSILSCWGVNGGRAGRPFRVDIDGEEMEGLVDDHPVRVGQVIRIRTTGGGGWGDPFDRDPDRVAADVRDGKVSPEGARDDYGVVLATGASGPVADGEATAELRERLRAARGPAPFFDRGPGYPLLSGGRTSADVDDPGR, from the coding sequence ATGAACACTGATCCCATCCTGCTGGAGATCGTGGAGGGGACGCTGGCCTCGGTCGAGCGGGAGGTGGAGACGGCGATCGCCCGGACGGCGCGCTCGCCCATGATCCGGGACGCGCACGACTTCCGGGCGGGGATCCACGACCGCCGGCTGCGCAAGCTGACGGGGCGCTCCTACTCCGCCCTGGTCCATCCGGTGGCGCGCGACTTCCCGCCGGAGAAGATGCGGCCGGGGGACGTCTTCTTCCACAACGACGTCTATCTGTCCGAGGGCGGGATCGGGCACCTGCCGGACCTGTGCGTGACGGTGCCGGTGTTCCATGAGGGGGAGGTCGTGGCGTTCGTCCAGGCGTTCGGGCACCACGACGACATCGGCGGGGCGGTGCCCGGGTCGATGCCGAGCCACGCTCGCAGCGCGTTCGAGGAGGGGCTCATGGTCCCGCCGATCAGGCTGTGGGACCAGGGCGTGCCGAACGAGGCGGCGCTGCGGATCATGACGCGGAACTCGCGGATGCCCGACTCGCTCGCCGGTGACCTGGACGCCGAGTGCTCGGCGTGCCTGATGGGGGCGCGCCGCCTGGCCGAGCTGTTCGCCCGGTACGGCCGGGCGGCGGTGGAGGGATGCTTCGACGCGATCATCGACAAGACCACCGAGACGTTCCGGCGGGAGCTGCTGTCGAAGATCCCCGACGGCACCCATGTCTGGGAGGACTACGCCGAGCACGACGGTGTCGACCCGCCCCGGCTGCACGCCCAGCGGATCACCCTCACCGTCGACAAGGCGGCGGAGGTGCCGCTGATCATCGACTTCACCGGGACGTCGCCGCAGGCCAAGGGGCCGATCAACCACGCGGGCGACTACGCCGACGGGGTCTTCCTGAAGAAGTGGCTGGCGCCCGTCCTGCGGAACCTGGCCGACACCCCCGAACGCGCGGCCGAGCTGGACGTGAACGAGGGCGTCGTCCCGCTGATCGAGATGCGGTTCCCCGAGAAGGGGACCCTGCTCACCCCGATCTTCCCGGCGCCCACCAACGCCCGGACGTTCGTCATCCTGCGCCTGCTCGGAGTGCTGGCGGGCGTGCTGGCCAAGGCCACCGGCGGCCGGATGCCCGCCGACCAGGAGACGATCCGTTACACCGGGGTGTACGGCGAGGACGACCGCGGCCCGTACCTCATGCGGGAGGTCCTGGGGGGAGGCTCCGGGGGCCGCCACTACGCCGACGGGGAGGACACCATCCACGTCGTGCCCGACTCGCGCAACATCCCGGCCGAGTTCGCCGAGGCGCGCTGGCCGTTCGTCGTCGAGCGGCTCGGGCTGGCGACCGACTCGGGCGGGCCCGGCGCGTACCGGGGCGGGCTCGGGTACGACAAGCGGCTGCGCATGCTGCGGGACGCCGGCTACATGTCGATCGCCGACCGGTCCATCCTGTCCTGCTGGGGCGTCAACGGGGGGCGGGCGGGCCGCCCGTTCCGGGTGGACATCGACGGGGAGGAGATGGAGGGCCTGGTCGACGACCACCCGGTGCGGGTGGGGCAGGTCATCCGGATCCGGACGACCGGGGGCGGCGGCTGGGGCGACCCGTTCGACCGCGACCCGGACCGCGTCGCCGCGGACGTCCGCGACGGCAAGGTGTCGCCCGAGGGAGCCCGCGACGACTACGGCGTCGTCCTGGCCACCGGAGCGTCCGGCCCGGTGGCGGACGGGGAGGCGACCGCCGAGCTGCGGGAGCGGTTGCGCGCCGCCCGCGGACCCGCCCCGTTCTTCGACCGGGGGCCGGGGTACCCGCTCCTGTCCGGGGGCAGGACCTCCGCCGACGTGGACGATCCGGGGCGCTGA